A single window of Flagellimonas maritima DNA harbors:
- a CDS encoding glycosyltransferase family 2 protein, protein MTILKSPIWKSVGTVLLLMTLCLWFLPAMALIIGYVSIILILLVEVSTFLLGIHRNTKVSETTIPGNPKISVHLAIYNEPPSMVIATIEAILDQNYPFFELIIIDNNTKAERLWKPVQQFCSKYEKIRFYHLNNWPNYKSGALNFARRITDSESKYIFVVDADYILKRDALLTAISKIGNPDLALIQFPQSYKRTSERHIPLLEEFNYFFKYYCLSANNCLGVLATGTLSLIRIESLDSVGGWPTNSITEDAELGIRFQTSGYDIKYVDEIIGQGIAPIGQNEFVKQRKRWIYGNAQTLSHYLKFMPKNFGKWHSGFSQLTAWINFLGIPFLCIIACLLIFPLVPLAVLEKVVTLSSIAFWIYIISKLIRLILMYPRRPWLAIKILLVQFACLNIGMFHWWPAMMGHEKPFEKTEKFEVTSPYKVQLLYPLIFMLTTLMGLYLSNIFISVSSFLLFILLIGATVFDCYSRQTDLDYTDKQLKFTL, encoded by the coding sequence ATGACCATCCTCAAGAGCCCTATATGGAAATCCGTAGGTACTGTTTTACTATTAATGACATTATGTCTTTGGTTTCTTCCCGCCATGGCCTTGATAATAGGTTACGTTTCAATTATTTTGATCCTACTGGTAGAGGTGAGCACATTCCTACTGGGAATCCATAGGAATACCAAAGTTTCCGAAACAACGATACCGGGAAACCCAAAAATTTCTGTCCATCTCGCCATTTATAATGAACCACCCTCTATGGTCATTGCCACCATTGAAGCCATACTAGATCAAAATTATCCCTTTTTTGAACTTATTATAATCGATAACAACACCAAAGCTGAACGCTTATGGAAGCCCGTTCAACAATTTTGCTCAAAATATGAAAAAATTCGATTTTATCATTTGAACAATTGGCCAAACTATAAATCCGGTGCACTAAATTTTGCGCGTAGAATTACGGATTCAGAATCTAAATACATTTTCGTTGTAGATGCAGATTATATTTTGAAAAGAGATGCGCTGTTAACTGCCATATCCAAAATAGGCAATCCTGATCTGGCCTTGATCCAGTTTCCACAATCGTATAAAAGAACGTCCGAAAGGCACATCCCATTGTTGGAAGAATTCAACTACTTTTTTAAGTATTACTGTCTTAGTGCAAACAATTGTCTTGGTGTGCTAGCAACAGGGACGTTGAGTTTGATAAGGATTGAATCTTTAGACAGTGTTGGTGGGTGGCCGACAAATTCAATAACCGAAGATGCAGAATTGGGCATAAGGTTCCAGACCTCTGGATATGATATAAAATATGTGGATGAAATAATAGGGCAGGGAATAGCACCGATCGGGCAAAATGAATTTGTAAAGCAGCGTAAAAGATGGATTTATGGGAATGCACAGACATTGTCCCATTACCTAAAATTTATGCCTAAAAACTTTGGAAAATGGCATTCCGGATTTTCCCAATTGACCGCCTGGATCAATTTTCTTGGTATCCCGTTTCTATGTATCATAGCATGTTTACTGATATTCCCTCTGGTACCATTGGCTGTTTTGGAAAAGGTAGTGACTTTGTCCTCAATAGCTTTTTGGATCTATATCATATCAAAATTGATACGCTTAATTTTAATGTATCCACGTAGACCTTGGTTGGCCATAAAGATACTTTTGGTACAATTTGCATGCTTGAACATAGGTATGTTCCATTGGTGGCCTGCGATGATGGGCCATGAAAAACCCTTTGAAAAAACAGAGAAGTTTGAAGTAACATCACCTTACAAAGTTCAACTCCTATATCCTTTGATTTTTATGCTCACCACCCTTATGGGACTGTATTTATCAAACATTTTTATTTCGGTAAGTTCATTTTTGTTGTTCATATTACTTATCGGCGCAACAGTTTTTGATTGCTATTCTAGACAGACCGATTTGGATTACACGGACAAACAACTCAAGTTCACTTTATGA
- a CDS encoding glycoside hydrolase family 43 protein, translated as MTYYKCLLLIIFLSISAKINAQEEEKTGNPIFKEWYADPEIVIFDNTYWIFPTFSGIVKKQDFMDAFSSKDLANWKKHDSIITPKDVAWINNELWAPSAIEKDGKYFVFFSANDIQTPDSYWWDPQKHDSTEVGGIGVAVSRKPQGPYTDHIGKPLIGKVLNKAQPIDQFVFKAEDGIHYIIYGGWGRCNIGKLNDDFTDLLPFEDGQLVKEITPENYVEGPVMFYRGGKYYMMWSEGSWGKDSYKVAYGIADTPLGPFDRIATILESEPSVATGAGHNSVLRMPDTDDWYIVYHRRPIPNEHRNHRVICIDKMEFNGDGTIKPIKMTFEGVGSIPLKK; from the coding sequence ATGACATATTACAAATGCCTTTTACTTATTATTTTCTTATCCATTTCTGCAAAAATCAATGCACAAGAAGAAGAAAAAACTGGCAATCCCATATTTAAAGAGTGGTATGCCGACCCGGAAATCGTAATCTTCGATAATACATACTGGATATTTCCCACTTTTTCGGGAATTGTAAAAAAACAGGATTTTATGGATGCCTTTTCCTCTAAAGATTTGGCCAACTGGAAAAAGCATGATAGCATAATAACACCAAAGGACGTGGCATGGATAAACAATGAGCTATGGGCACCTTCGGCCATTGAAAAGGATGGAAAATACTTTGTCTTTTTCAGTGCCAATGATATTCAAACTCCCGACAGTTATTGGTGGGATCCGCAAAAACATGATAGTACGGAAGTTGGCGGAATCGGCGTTGCGGTATCCAGAAAACCGCAAGGACCTTATACCGATCATATTGGCAAACCATTGATCGGTAAGGTTCTGAACAAGGCCCAACCTATAGATCAATTTGTCTTTAAGGCAGAGGATGGAATTCATTACATTATATATGGTGGTTGGGGCCGATGCAACATAGGAAAGTTGAACGATGATTTTACGGATTTGTTACCGTTTGAAGACGGACAACTTGTAAAGGAGATTACCCCGGAAAATTATGTTGAAGGCCCTGTAATGTTCTACCGCGGGGGAAAATATTACATGATGTGGTCCGAAGGCAGTTGGGGAAAGGATTCTTACAAAGTAGCGTATGGTATTGCGGATACGCCGCTTGGTCCTTTTGATAGGATAGCGACCATTTTAGAATCCGAACCTAGTGTTGCCACAGGTGCTGGACATAATTCGGTGCTACGTATGCCAGATACAGATGATTGGTATATTGTTTATCATCGTAGACCCATACCCAACGAACATCGAAACCATAGGGTAATTTGTATCGATAAAATGGAATTTAACGGTGATGGCACTATAAAACCTATAAAGATGACTTTTGAAGGTGTAGGCAGCATACCCTTAAAAAAATAA
- a CDS encoding glycosyltransferase, with amino-acid sequence MRIAVIAHSLYPIREPFAGGLEMITHSLCSTLQSNGHIVHLYAHKDSDDRFEVRPLSSNGLFPRSILLDIEAQNLGVDGESLSYISAINTISAENYDIVHNHSLHHIPILMGNLMDAPVITTIHTPPFTLLKIGAYGTKGNNRQIFTMVSRSLHETWKSIIPNAEIIYNGIDLNKWSFNEFPKGDYLFWYGRICPEKGTVEAIEAAIKSNCKLILAGPINNKEYFEDSVESLLENQNISYVGHLSQMEVGEYLSNAQLMLFTSLWEEPYGLTLAESLGCGTPVVAFEGGATQEILTHETGVVVPKHSIYGLVKAIHKARNLSRRKCRERAVAFCSSDSMIRGYTNLYESLLTPKESKIKLVS; translated from the coding sequence ATGAGAATAGCAGTTATAGCACATTCGCTCTATCCTATACGCGAACCTTTTGCCGGGGGACTGGAAATGATAACCCATTCTCTGTGCAGCACCCTGCAAAGCAATGGGCACATCGTACATTTATATGCGCACAAGGATTCTGATGATAGGTTTGAAGTAAGGCCATTAAGCTCTAACGGTTTATTTCCAAGAAGCATCTTATTGGACATCGAAGCACAGAATCTTGGTGTAGATGGGGAATCCTTGTCCTATATTTCCGCAATAAATACCATTTCTGCAGAAAACTATGACATAGTCCATAATCATTCACTGCACCATATCCCTATTCTTATGGGTAATCTAATGGATGCACCTGTAATTACAACAATACATACTCCACCATTTACGCTATTAAAAATTGGGGCCTATGGTACAAAAGGGAACAATAGGCAAATTTTCACTATGGTGAGCAGAAGTCTTCATGAGACATGGAAGTCGATAATACCCAATGCTGAGATAATATACAACGGTATCGATTTAAACAAGTGGAGCTTCAACGAATTTCCAAAAGGTGATTATCTGTTTTGGTATGGCAGAATATGTCCAGAGAAAGGTACGGTAGAGGCAATCGAAGCCGCAATTAAATCCAACTGCAAGCTTATATTGGCAGGTCCTATCAATAACAAGGAATATTTTGAAGATAGTGTCGAATCGTTATTGGAAAACCAGAATATATCCTATGTAGGTCATTTGTCCCAAATGGAAGTAGGAGAATATTTAAGTAATGCCCAACTCATGCTTTTTACCAGTCTATGGGAAGAACCCTATGGTTTGACCTTGGCTGAATCCTTGGGGTGCGGTACGCCCGTTGTTGCTTTTGAGGGAGGCGCCACGCAAGAAATATTAACACATGAAACAGGGGTCGTAGTCCCAAAACACAGTATTTATGGTTTGGTGAAGGCAATCCACAAGGCCAGAAACCTATCAAGAAGAAAATGTAGGGAACGTGCTGTAGCCTTTTGCTCGAGCGATTCCATGATCAGAGGATACACCAACCTCTACGAAAGTCTGCTGACGCCAAAAGAATCAAAAATAAAGTTGGTATCATGA
- a CDS encoding ferritin-like domain-containing protein: MNEQVKEIESKLSNIIEKNEDAIKGFEKAAENAKEVAIQSFFSQRAQNRRTFLTQLRNSASELNLGDTDITGSTTGAMHRTWMDIKAFFSTDNDEAMLEEAVRGDKAAVEEYNKVLAESHVPMSVKGILREQRDSIQNDLETSDILEDYR, from the coding sequence ATGAACGAACAAGTAAAAGAAATTGAATCAAAATTGAGCAATATTATTGAAAAGAACGAAGACGCTATCAAAGGTTTTGAAAAGGCGGCAGAAAATGCAAAGGAAGTCGCAATACAAAGTTTTTTTTCACAACGTGCACAGAACCGGAGAACTTTTTTAACACAACTTAGAAACTCTGCTTCAGAATTGAATTTGGGTGATACAGATATCACGGGAAGTACTACCGGCGCAATGCATAGAACTTGGATGGATATAAAGGCTTTCTTTTCTACTGATAATGATGAAGCTATGTTGGAAGAGGCTGTAAGGGGAGATAAAGCAGCAGTTGAAGAGTACAACAAAGTATTGGCAGAATCCCATGTTCCCATGTCGGTAAAAGGAATTTTAAGAGAACAAAGGGACTCCATCCAAAATGATTTGGAAACTTCTGACATCTTGGAAGATTATAGATAG
- a CDS encoding purine-cytosine permease family protein gives MKENTISYKEKLTEIDEYEREPVPKKSVKGLKSFIGMVAGEHIAGTEFIIGPLFVLHGVAIGDIFLGLFIGNLLATLSWALICAPAAVKTRLTIFYQLEKISGVGLVSIYNLVNGLLFCVTASAMIGVSASAIGLLLNVPGPGLTDLYPTSFLWILIIAFIGLVITIVATFGFDRVSKFANIFAPWMPLIFLAAGIAMLPSLGINSLDSFWEIGSEKIWTGVPAEGQTKYTFWHVLIFAWLCNSSMHIGLADMSIYRYAKKSYYGLASAFGMFIGHFMAWIASGILCAVALQAGNSNPTPGEIAFMGAGLSGAICVVVAGWTTANPTIYRAGLAIQALLPKFKRWKITMIVGITATILACSPVIISKLDQFLGLYALLASPVGAVVILDIFLFPKIGLQSNLASFKNIKVNFSVLGAWVIAIAASYFIYEYSNADFYFFVAVPGWIIGGVCYLALAFIQQNYMMKKETVKLTSTVK, from the coding sequence ATGAAAGAAAATACAATTTCCTATAAAGAGAAGTTGACCGAAATTGATGAATACGAACGGGAACCCGTTCCTAAAAAATCGGTCAAGGGACTCAAGAGCTTTATAGGCATGGTGGCCGGTGAGCACATTGCCGGCACTGAATTCATTATTGGGCCTTTATTCGTATTGCACGGTGTCGCAATCGGCGATATTTTTCTGGGGCTGTTTATCGGTAATTTATTGGCAACGCTAAGTTGGGCATTGATTTGTGCTCCGGCAGCCGTAAAGACCAGGCTTACCATTTTTTATCAATTGGAAAAGATAAGCGGTGTGGGTCTGGTGTCCATTTATAATTTGGTAAACGGTCTCTTGTTCTGTGTTACTGCTTCTGCCATGATAGGGGTTTCGGCTTCTGCCATTGGTCTATTGCTCAATGTGCCCGGTCCAGGGCTTACCGATCTATACCCCACGAGCTTTTTATGGATCTTAATTATTGCTTTTATTGGGTTGGTCATCACCATTGTGGCAACATTTGGTTTTGACAGGGTATCCAAATTTGCCAATATTTTTGCTCCATGGATGCCACTGATATTCTTGGCGGCAGGTATTGCCATGCTTCCCTCCCTAGGGATAAATTCTTTGGATAGTTTTTGGGAAATTGGAAGTGAAAAAATATGGACGGGCGTTCCCGCCGAAGGACAGACCAAATATACGTTTTGGCATGTCCTTATTTTTGCTTGGCTTTGCAATAGTTCCATGCACATTGGTCTTGCAGATATGTCGATTTACAGATATGCAAAAAAATCATACTACGGACTGGCTTCGGCATTTGGAATGTTCATAGGTCATTTTATGGCGTGGATTGCCTCTGGGATTCTCTGTGCCGTGGCATTGCAAGCCGGAAATTCAAATCCCACTCCAGGGGAAATAGCGTTTATGGGCGCTGGGCTTTCAGGGGCAATCTGCGTAGTCGTGGCTGGCTGGACAACCGCTAATCCAACAATTTATAGAGCGGGACTCGCCATACAGGCATTATTGCCGAAATTCAAACGCTGGAAAATCACGATGATTGTTGGAATCACGGCAACAATATTAGCATGTTCCCCTGTCATCATCAGCAAACTGGACCAGTTTTTGGGTCTATACGCTCTGTTGGCCTCTCCCGTAGGTGCTGTGGTCATTCTCGACATTTTTCTATTTCCCAAAATTGGTCTACAATCCAATCTGGCATCTTTTAAGAACATCAAAGTGAACTTTTCGGTATTGGGCGCATGGGTAATTGCAATTGCTGCGAGTTATTTCATATACGAATATAGCAATGCTGATTTTTACTTCTTCGTTGCTGTGCCGGGATGGATAATAGGTGGCGTTTGTTACCTTGCCCTCGCTTTCATACAACAAAATTATATGATGAAAAAAGAAACCGTAAAGTTGACTTCAACCGTTAAATAA
- a CDS encoding glycosyltransferase family 2 protein: MKKQSPTFIDCTVVLTHYNRQKNLENTLEGLNMQSSLPKKVVVVNFGTEPELSVDYRFELSIIPFRNEWQFLPVAAARNLGVEHADTEHLVFLDVDCIPSRNFCGTIVGNVRNNGGLVMGTPRYMLVKKQQCHNLEQLENLSTPHPARPIVSNIQRENCYELFWSLCFCININDFKRIGGFDENYVGYGVEDTDFGLKSKQLGVPFYLSPAEVYHQQHPLFIPPLNHIESIIGNCNHFHSKWGYWPMSDCLEDFKYMGLIEWNFSRNRPISLLRLPDQHIIDKHLVQNAPYR, translated from the coding sequence ATGAAAAAACAATCCCCGACATTTATAGATTGCACCGTTGTCCTAACACATTATAACCGTCAAAAAAATTTAGAAAATACCTTGGAGGGGCTCAATATGCAATCTTCCTTGCCCAAAAAAGTGGTTGTGGTCAATTTCGGAACGGAGCCTGAATTGAGTGTGGATTATAGGTTCGAGCTTTCGATCATACCTTTTAGGAATGAATGGCAATTTCTTCCCGTAGCGGCGGCTAGAAACCTTGGCGTTGAACATGCCGATACCGAGCATCTTGTTTTTTTGGACGTGGATTGCATTCCTTCAAGAAATTTCTGTGGAACCATAGTGGGGAATGTACGGAACAACGGAGGGTTGGTTATGGGAACACCCAGGTATATGTTGGTCAAAAAGCAACAATGCCATAATCTGGAACAACTCGAAAATTTAAGTACACCGCACCCCGCCCGACCTATCGTATCCAATATTCAAAGAGAAAATTGCTATGAATTGTTCTGGAGCCTATGTTTCTGTATCAATATCAATGACTTTAAGAGGATAGGCGGATTTGACGAAAATTATGTTGGGTACGGCGTAGAAGATACTGATTTTGGACTAAAATCAAAACAGCTTGGCGTACCGTTCTACCTTTCCCCGGCAGAAGTCTACCACCAGCAGCATCCATTGTTTATACCGCCCCTGAACCATATTGAATCCATCATAGGCAATTGCAACCATTTCCATTCAAAATGGGGCTATTGGCCCATGAGCGATTGTCTAGAAGATTTTAAGTATATGGGTTTGATCGAGTGGAATTTTTCAAGAAATCGCCCAATATCTCTTTTGCGACTGCCCGATCAACATATTATAGATAAACATTTGGTGCAGAACGCCCCCTATCGCTAA
- a CDS encoding choice-of-anchor D domain-containing protein has translation MKTKTILLIFFLSVFAIQAQIQVTEGTTMSNNPNIIGCNNNTTLIEEPWNNENRISSLIESRVTNLRFPGGTVSENWDYRNDTFFPAKGTPGSEDGWVDPTQMIGFVKSIIENGTGKTNSIENFSKAQEANDFQPVYVMNMTTPGLDYYAEKFGVPEDSETFQPLQPDWWRAFEDRLQRNLEMLRRAEASGMPVTFIELSNEVYFGAGKYQFLNFQGFREDNAGFGYPEACHYFITEIKKEFPNAKFSAVAYFDTEGSSGKRKDFWNGYVIPRLDRSLVDALTMHAYIESNPNQTATNQAELNTMLDSFRTIFDQAKINTDFTNVVTADNWDVWWTEYMPNFFNIGPGVNQDRFSWENALVVNYNIVSYLELPSSELLQMHEFNGMTTNDGGINAVGRAISLASLATSGMNQRQELSFSGISNLAGTNVPELFGFSFSNNNNKNFWITNVSGETKTLDISNLGFSGKVMYQSAGTLGSKNDPTETVILPDGTIELPPNSVTTLLTTNLPDIQVVAGIDLTLEDGGTFDFGTLRLGSNGVVNDFEITNLGGGNLTLSAITIDGANANDFQITVQPSTSLANREATILSIQFEPTGDGTRTATVNIDSNDPDESPFSFTVTGTTSRAFAFNRLDVTVIADGFKDIPYNGNDSGKQNTGLRLTSFGRVKDANGSSLYTIWRVRNSSEENKQVILKSVDNSFEYPFTIKKNKEAFIRSSYITNSATHKLFFEGNNLDTKASSQTAYSDGRTVFVAKNGNVGGANPSGRVRSSNGIFTMNASGAGIGGTSDQFRYIYERLEGDFEFTTKLSTVPQTGIFGIMVRKSNVVDSENLFLGLSEATALVLQQRTLRGTDTEQVSTVSASAPIWLRVDRSGNRFTTSYSTDGIAFEVLESTIVVFPFEVSLGLAGSSTINGQLSTAVFEEAVIVPDSAQPEPDIALYDAETNTLITSGSLDFGLIDLNASKTKTINVTNVGTALLQLNGITVEGPDAQLFTFQNQSGNTLEPGASTALEVTFTASQSSSRRASLSIESNDSEEARITLSLTGQGPGNLLSNGDFEDASKAPWTNAGTVVDDETESRSGSKALRLFLPPDTPEGSRFFGAVQTVPVQPLGQYSVQGYFKGERTSETGAFRILVKFLDAGNNEIGQASSNFFANSPSYKLMATSFTTPEGCTQVEVTPQILAATGTAWFDDIEMADNTNTAPISILRNGDFNSNQKSPWTNGGTVETDVVNAEGAESPIMRLFRSSKGFSGSRQLVKINEGSTYNLSGKVKRSLTEGFSRFFVQFIDANGDYVQDGNGKNITKATQFGSFGGIDLTYKFIGLNNIVPPTGTTNMEINLQLFNGTGSVWWEDIRLEEILPVSGSTALRASIPLEYIVDEGLFALYPNPASEYVTVSFSGSQKQSGLTKEIIEIRIYDMMGRVTASNSYEPNQFSKDKIIVPLETLGQGLYIFKIGFANGDTEEKLLRVN, from the coding sequence ATGAAAACAAAAACTATTTTACTGATTTTTTTCCTTTCTGTATTTGCCATACAGGCACAAATACAAGTGACTGAAGGAACCACGATGTCCAACAATCCTAATATTATAGGATGTAACAACAACACCACACTTATAGAAGAACCTTGGAACAACGAGAACAGAATATCATCATTGATTGAATCAAGGGTGACCAACCTCCGTTTTCCTGGAGGCACGGTATCCGAAAACTGGGATTACAGAAACGATACTTTTTTCCCTGCCAAAGGAACTCCCGGGAGTGAGGATGGTTGGGTAGACCCTACACAAATGATAGGATTCGTAAAATCGATTATCGAAAACGGAACGGGAAAGACCAACTCCATCGAAAATTTTTCAAAAGCGCAGGAAGCGAATGATTTTCAGCCCGTGTACGTTATGAACATGACCACTCCAGGTCTGGATTACTATGCCGAGAAATTTGGTGTTCCAGAGGATAGTGAAACTTTTCAGCCCTTACAACCAGATTGGTGGCGAGCTTTTGAAGATAGGTTGCAACGCAATCTAGAGATGTTGAGACGTGCCGAAGCAAGCGGAATGCCCGTTACATTTATAGAACTTTCCAATGAGGTCTATTTTGGTGCTGGAAAATACCAATTTTTGAACTTTCAAGGCTTTAGGGAAGATAATGCAGGATTCGGTTACCCCGAAGCGTGTCATTACTTTATAACCGAAATAAAAAAAGAATTTCCAAATGCTAAATTCTCCGCTGTCGCCTATTTTGATACAGAAGGTTCCTCAGGTAAACGAAAGGATTTTTGGAATGGGTACGTAATTCCTAGATTGGATAGAAGTCTGGTCGATGCGCTTACCATGCATGCGTATATCGAGTCAAATCCAAACCAAACCGCAACAAATCAGGCCGAGTTGAATACCATGCTGGATTCTTTTCGTACAATATTTGACCAAGCTAAAATCAATACCGATTTTACCAATGTAGTGACTGCCGATAATTGGGACGTTTGGTGGACAGAATACATGCCGAATTTTTTTAATATCGGTCCAGGAGTCAATCAGGATAGATTCAGTTGGGAAAATGCACTGGTCGTAAATTATAATATTGTCAGTTATCTCGAATTGCCGTCCTCAGAACTTTTACAAATGCACGAATTCAATGGGATGACCACTAATGATGGAGGTATAAATGCCGTTGGTCGTGCAATTTCCTTGGCTAGCTTGGCAACTTCTGGAATGAATCAACGGCAAGAATTATCGTTTTCAGGAATTTCCAACCTTGCTGGTACGAATGTCCCAGAACTGTTCGGTTTTTCATTCTCGAACAATAACAATAAAAACTTCTGGATTACCAATGTAAGCGGTGAGACCAAAACATTGGATATTTCCAATTTGGGCTTTTCAGGCAAGGTCATGTACCAATCCGCCGGTACGCTGGGAAGCAAAAATGATCCAACGGAAACGGTCATCTTACCTGATGGCACCATTGAACTTCCACCTAATTCCGTAACCACATTATTGACTACAAATCTTCCTGATATTCAGGTAGTTGCTGGAATCGATTTAACCTTGGAAGATGGTGGAACATTCGATTTTGGAACCTTGCGGTTAGGGAGCAATGGCGTTGTAAATGATTTTGAAATCACAAATTTAGGGGGTGGCAATCTCACTCTTTCAGCCATTACCATTGATGGTGCAAATGCAAACGATTTTCAGATTACGGTACAGCCCAGCACATCTTTGGCCAATAGGGAAGCTACGATTTTATCTATTCAATTTGAACCTACCGGCGATGGTACACGCACTGCAACAGTGAACATTGACAGCAATGACCCGGATGAATCCCCATTTAGTTTTACCGTAACGGGAACGACATCACGAGCCTTTGCGTTTAATCGATTGGACGTTACGGTGATTGCAGATGGGTTCAAGGACATTCCATATAACGGCAATGATTCGGGAAAACAGAATACCGGATTACGTTTGACTTCTTTTGGAAGGGTCAAAGATGCAAACGGCAGCAGCCTTTACACCATTTGGAGGGTACGCAACTCATCCGAAGAAAATAAGCAAGTTATCCTAAAATCCGTTGATAATAGTTTTGAGTACCCGTTTACCATCAAAAAAAATAAAGAGGCTTTTATACGTAGTTCATATATCACCAATAGTGCAACCCATAAATTGTTTTTTGAAGGTAATAATCTGGATACAAAAGCATCAAGCCAAACTGCTTATTCGGACGGGAGAACTGTTTTTGTTGCCAAGAATGGCAATGTAGGTGGCGCAAACCCATCAGGAAGGGTGCGTTCTTCAAATGGCATATTTACGATGAATGCTTCCGGTGCTGGAATAGGTGGAACTTCCGACCAATTTAGATACATCTATGAAAGGTTGGAAGGTGATTTTGAATTTACCACAAAACTGTCAACGGTGCCACAGACAGGAATCTTTGGAATCATGGTGCGTAAATCGAATGTTGTGGACAGCGAAAACCTGTTTCTGGGATTATCGGAAGCAACGGCATTGGTACTTCAACAAAGAACGCTTCGGGGAACTGATACAGAACAGGTTTCAACGGTAAGTGCATCCGCACCAATATGGTTAAGGGTCGACCGCTCGGGAAATAGGTTTACTACCTCGTACTCAACGGATGGGATTGCTTTTGAAGTGTTGGAAAGTACCATTGTGGTATTCCCTTTTGAAGTCTCTTTGGGACTCGCAGGTTCAAGTACCATAAACGGGCAGCTTTCCACAGCAGTTTTTGAAGAGGCCGTTATTGTTCCTGACTCAGCGCAGCCCGAACCGGATATTGCCCTTTATGATGCGGAAACAAATACGTTGATAACAAGCGGTTCCTTGGATTTTGGCCTCATTGACCTAAACGCTTCCAAGACCAAGACCATAAACGTTACAAATGTAGGTACAGCTTTATTACAGCTCAACGGTATTACCGTAGAAGGACCCGATGCACAACTTTTTACCTTTCAAAACCAATCTGGCAATACGTTGGAACCTGGAGCATCCACAGCATTGGAGGTTACGTTTACTGCTTCGCAATCCAGTTCAAGAAGGGCAAGTTTAAGTATTGAAAGTAATGACTCCGAAGAAGCAAGAATTACATTATCGCTCACCGGGCAAGGACCTGGGAACCTCTTGAGCAATGGGGATTTTGAAGATGCATCAAAAGCGCCGTGGACAAATGCGGGAACAGTGGTGGATGATGAGACCGAGTCCAGGTCGGGCAGTAAAGCACTTCGTCTGTTTTTGCCGCCAGACACGCCCGAAGGTTCCCGTTTTTTTGGAGCAGTACAAACCGTTCCTGTTCAACCATTGGGACAATACTCGGTACAAGGTTATTTTAAAGGGGAACGGACTTCTGAAACAGGTGCTTTTCGTATTCTTGTAAAGTTTCTGGATGCGGGCAACAACGAAATTGGACAGGCTAGCTCTAATTTCTTTGCGAACTCGCCCAGTTATAAATTGATGGCGACCAGTTTTACAACTCCCGAAGGTTGCACACAGGTAGAGGTAACCCCACAGATTTTGGCAGCTACGGGAACCGCATGGTTTGATGATATTGAGATGGCGGATAATACCAATACCGCACCTATAAGTATTTTACGCAACGGTGATTTCAATAGCAACCAAAAAAGTCCATGGACCAATGGTGGTACTGTTGAAACCGATGTTGTGAATGCAGAGGGCGCGGAAAGTCCGATCATGCGACTTTTCCGTTCTTCGAAAGGCTTTAGCGGATCTAGACAATTGGTAAAAATCAACGAGGGTAGTACGTACAACTTATCAGGAAAAGTTAAAAGGTCGCTTACTGAAGGATTCTCTCGATTTTTCGTTCAATTTATTGATGCAAATGGAGATTATGTTCAAGACGGTAATGGAAAAAATATTACCAAGGCCACACAATTTGGAAGTTTTGGTGGTATTGACCTGACCTATAAATTCATTGGCCTGAACAACATTGTTCCACCAACCGGCACAACCAATATGGAAATCAATCTTCAACTTTTTAACGGTACAGGTTCTGTATGGTGGGAAGATATTAGGTTAGAGGAAATACTTCCTGTTAGTGGCAGTACAGCACTAAGAGCTTCGATTCCGTTGGAGTACATTGTGGATGAAGGACTCTTTGCACTTTATCCCAACCCTGCATCTGAATATGTTACCGTATCTTTTTCCGGGTCACAGAAACAATCTGGACTAACAAAAGAAATCATAGAAATACGGATTTATGATATGATGGGAAGGGTAACTGCAAGCAATTCGTACGAGCCCAATCAATTTTCAAAGGATAAAATTATTGTTCCTCTAGAAACACTTGGGCAAGGACTCTATATCTTTAAAATTGGTTTCGCAAATGGTGATACCGAAGAAAAGCTTCTTAGAGTTAACTAG